The following coding sequences lie in one Melospiza melodia melodia isolate bMelMel2 chromosome 10, bMelMel2.pri, whole genome shotgun sequence genomic window:
- the RRP9 gene encoding U3 small nucleolar RNA-interacting protein 2, translated as MAAAAGGRRAKAPRGAAARRRPRPAAPGADGRPRATAGRPADEEVSSDSETESPLLGRRRREAAEEEVEETPQEKKLRLAKQYLEELRQLEEERAEDEEELEPADLIGDRLKEDVLEQRGRLQRLVAKDVQPPDPARIRVLRGHQLPVTCLVISPDDKFIFSASKDGSLIKWEVDSGKRLCVVPGGKKGTEERHMGHASHVLCMAISSDGKYLATGDRNKLIMIWDAATCKRLHIFTGHRDAVSGLSFRKGTHQLYSASHDRCVKVWDVAENAYVETLFGHQDVITGLDSLSRECCVTAGGRDGTVRLWKIPEESQLVFSGHQGSIDCIQLINEEHMVSGADDGSVALWGLTKKKPLALARQAHGEQGTEGLQQPCWVSAVAALRNSDLLATGSHSGSVKLWKCGEGFRKLEHLLDIPLVGFVNSLKFSAAGDFLVAGIGQEHRLGRWWRIKEAKNSIYIIPLKQKTTTPSPESLGSS; from the exons atggcggcggcggcgggcggcaggCGGGCCAAGGCCccgcgcggggcggcggcgcggcggcggccacGACCGGCG GCACCGGGCGCCGATGGGAGACCGCGGGCGACGGCCGGTCGGCCCGCCGACGAGGAAGTGTCCAGCGATTCCGAGACAGAGAG CCCGTTGttggggcggcggcggcgagagGCAGCGGAGGAGGAGGTGGAAGAGACGCCGCAGGAGAAGAAGCTGCGCTTGGCCAAGCAGTACCTGGAGGAGCTCCGGCAGCTCG AGGAGGAGCGGGCGGAGGACGAGGAGGAGCTCGAGCCGGCGGATCTCATCGGCGACCGCCTGAAGGAGGACGTG ctggagcagagaggcCGGCTGCAGCGCCTGGTCGCCAAAGAC GTACAGCCCCCAGATCCAGCCAGGATCCGTGTGCTGCGGGGACACCAGCTGCCCGTTACCTGTCTCGTCATCTCTCCTGATGACAAATTCATTTTTTCTGCTTCCAAGGACGGCTCCCTCATCAAAT GGGAGGTGGACAGTGGGAAGAGGCTGTGCGTGGTGCCCGGGGGAAAGAAGGGCACGGAGGAGCGGCACATGGGGCACGCGTCCCACGTCCTTTGCATGGCCATTTCATCGGACGGCAAGTACCTG gctACGGGAGACAGGAACAAGCTGATCATGATCTGGGATGCCGCCACCTGCAAGCGCCTGCACATCTTCACGGGGCACCGCGACGCCGTCTCG ggcCTGTCCTTCCGAAAGGGCACGCACCAGCTGTACAGCGCTTCCCACGACCGCTGCGTCAAGGTCTGGGACGTGGCTGAGAACGCATACGTGGAGACCCT GTTTGGACACCAGGACGTCATCACAGGGCTGGACAGCCTGAGCCGGGAGTGCTGTGTGACCGCGGGGGGACGGGACGGCACCGTGCGGCTCTGGAAGATCCCCGAGGAGTCACAGCTCGTCTTCTCTGGGCACCA GGGCTCCATCGACTGTATCCAGCTCATCAACGAGGAGCACATGGTGTCTGGTGCAGATGATGG gtctGTAGCCCTGTGGGGGCTGACGAAGAAGAAGCCGCTGGCGCTGGCTCGGCAGGCGCACGGCGAGCAGGGCACCGAgggcctgcagcagccctgctgggtctcAGCCGTGGCTGCCCTGCGCAACAGTGACCTCCTGGCCACAG GGTCCCACAGCGGCAGCGTGAAACTCTGGAAGTGTGGGGAAGGATTTCGGAAGCTGGAGCACCTCTTGGACATCCCCTTG GTGGGTTTTGTGAACAGCCTCAAGTTCTCAGCAGCTGGTGACTTCCTGGTGGCTGGCATCGGGCAGGAGCACCG GCTTGGACGGTGGTGGAGAATCAAAGAAGCCAAAAACAGTATCTACATCATCCCCCTGAAGCAGAAGACCACAACCCCCAGCCCTgaatccctgggcagctcctAG
- the GRM2 gene encoding metabotropic glutamate receptor 2, whose product MAVPLAAWLGLMHLATCLAAGHGMAGKKEISMDGDLVIGGLFPVHEKGVGSEDCGKINEHRGIQRLEAMLFALDEINRDGSILPGVKLGAHILDTCSKDTYALEQSLDFVRASLTRVDGSEHICPDGSYAVHDDVPTAITGVIGGSYSDVSIQVANLLRLFQIPQISYASTSAKLSDKSRYDYFARTVPPDFYQAKAMAEILRFFNWTYVSTVASEGDYGETGIEAFEQEARMRNICIATSEKVGRSMNKKTYDGVVRALLQKPNARVVVLFTRSEDARELLAAAQRANVSFMWVASDGWGALESVVAGSEAVAEGAITIELAAYPIKEFASYFRSLHPYNNSRNPWFREFWEQKFRCSFHTQDCSRYSLKTGKFEPESKITFVVNAVYAMAHSLHNMHRTLCPNSTKLCDAMKPVNGKRFYKDFILNVNFDAPFRPADTESVVRFDRYGDGIGRYNIFNYHHTDGRYRYQKVGYWAEGLVLDTSLIPWADTSIPVSQCSDPCKKNEIKSMQPGDICCWICIPCQPYEYLLDEFTCMDCGLGYWPNETLNGCYELPQEYIRWKDVWAIGPVTIACLGFISTLFVIGVFVKNNDTPIVKASGRELCYILLTGVLMCYSMTFIFIAKPSTGVCTLRRLGLGTSFAVCYSALLTKTNRIARIFSGVKEGVQRPRFISPTSQVVICMALISCQLIIVIIWLLVETPGTGKETEPDKRYIVTLKCNNRDSNMLISLTYNVLLIVLCTVYAFKTRKCPENFNEAKFIGFTMYTTCIIWLAFLPIFYVTSSDYRVQTTTMCISVSLSGTVVLGCLFTPKLHIILFQPQKNVASHRVGTARFSVAAASSSQSHGSASPYVPTVCNGREVVDSTTSSL is encoded by the exons aTGGCGGTGCCCCTGGCCGCCTGGCTGGGGCTGATGCACCTGGCCACCTGTCTGGCTGCTGGGCACGGCATGGCTGGCAAGAAGGAGATCAGCATGGATGGGGACCTGGTGATTGGGGGCCTCTTCCCCGTGCATGAGAAAGGAGTGGGGAGCGAAGACTGCGGCAAGATAAACGAGCACCGGGGCATCCAGCGCCTGGAGGCCATGCTCTTCGCCCTGGACGAGATCAACAGGGACGGGAGCATCCTGCCGGGGGTGAAGCTGGGTGCTCACATCCTGGACACCTGCTCCAAGGACACCTATGCCCTAGAGCAGTCCCTTGACTTCGTGCGCGCCTCCCTGACCAGGGTGGATGGTTCTGAGCACATCTGCCCCGATGGCTCCTACGCCGTCCACGATGACGTTCCCACCGCCATCACCGGCGTCATCGGCGGCTCCTACAGTGACGTCTCCATCCAG GTGGCCAACCTGCTGCGGCTCTTCCAGATCCCGCAGATCAGCTACGCCTCCACCAGCGCCAAGCTCAGCGACAAGTCCCGCTATGACTACTTCGCCCGCACCGTCCCTCCAGACTTCTACCAAGCCAAGGCCATGGCAGAGATCCTCCGCTTCTTCAACTGGACCTACGTGTCCACTGTGGCCTCCGAGGGCGACTACGGCGAGACGGGGATCGAGGCCTTCGAGCAGGAGGCCCGCATGCGCAACATCTGCATCGCCACCTCCGAGAAGGTGGGGCGCTCCATGAACAAGAAGACCTACGATGGGGTGGTGcgggctctgctgcagaagcccAATGCCAGAGTGGTCGTGCTGTTCACCCGCAGTGAAGATGcccgggagctgctggcagctgcccAGAGAGCCAACGTGTCCTTCATGTGGGTGGCCAGTGATGGGTGGGGAGCCCTGGAGAGCGTGGTGGCCGGGAGTGAAGCGGTGGCAGAGGGAGCCATCACCATTGAACTGGCAGCCTACCCCATCAAGGAGTTTGCTTCCTACTTCCGTAGCCTCCACCCCTACAATAACAGCCGAAATCCCTGGTTCCGGGAGTTTTGGGAGCAGAAGTTCAGGTGCAGCTTCCACACGCAGGACTGTAGCCGGTACTCCCTCAAGACAGGCAAGTTTGAGCCAGAGTCCAAGATCACGTTTGTGGTCAATGCGGTCTATGCCATGGCTCACTCTCTGCACAACATGCACAGGACACTGTGCCCCAACTCCACCAAGCTCTGTGATGCCATGAAGCCTGTCAATGGCAAGAGGTTTTACAAGGACTTTATACTCAATGTTAATTTTGATG ctcctTTCAGGCCAGCGGACACTGAGAGCGTCGTTCGGTTTGACCGCTACGGCGACGGCATCGGGCGCTACAACATCTTCAACTACCACCACACGGACGGGCGGTACCGGTACCAGAAAGTGGGCTACTGGGCAGAGGGGCTCGTGCTGGACACCAGCCTCATCCCCTGGGCTGACACCTCCATTCCCGTGTCCCAGTGCAGCGACCCCTGCAAGAAAAACGAGATCAAGAGCATGCAGCCCGGAGACATTTGCTGCTGGATCTGCATCCCCTGCCAGCCCTACGAGTACCTGCTGGACGAGTTCACCTGCATGGACTGCGGCCTTGGTTACTGGCCCAACGAGACCCTGAACGGCTGCTACGAGCTGCCCCAGGAGTACATCCGCTGGAAAGACGTCTGGGCCATCGGTCCCGTGACTATCGCCTGCCTGGGCTTTATCTCCACCCTCTTCGTTATCGGGGTCTTCGTGAAGAACAACGACACTCCCATCGTGAAGGCCTCTGGACGAGAGCTGTGCTACATTCTGCTGACTGGGGTGCTCATGTGCTACAGCATGACCTTCATCTTCATCGCCAAGCCCTCCACGGGCGTGTGCACGCTGCGGCGCCTGGGGCTGGGCACCTCCTTCGCCGTCTGCTACTCGGCCCTCCTGACCAAGACGAATCGCATTGCCAGGATCTTCAGCGGGGTGAAGGAGGGCGTCCAGCGCCCCCGCTTCATCAGCCCGACGTCACAGGTGGTCATCTGCATGGCCCTCATCTCCTGCCAGCTGATCATCGTCATCATCTGGCTGCTGGTGGAGACCCCTGGCACGGGCAAGGAGACTGAGCCTGACAAGAGGTACATTGTCACCCTCAAGTGCAACAACCGGGACTCCAACATGCTCATTTCGCTCACCTATAATGTCCTCTTGATTGTCCTCTGCACGGTCTACGCCTTCAAGACACGGAAATGTCCCGAAAACTTCAACGAGGCCAAGTTCATTGGGTTCACCATGTACACGACCTGCATCATCTGGCTGGCCTTCCTGCCCATCTTCTACGTGACCTCCAGCGACTACCGT GTCCAGACCACCACCATGTGCATCTCGGTGAGCCTCAGCGGCACCGTGGTCCTCGGCTGCCTCTTCACCCCCAAGCTGCACATCATCCTCTTCCAGCCGCAGAAGAACGTGGCCAGCCACCGCGTGGGCACCGCCCGGTTCAGCGTGGCAGCCGCCAGCTCCAGCCAGTCCCACG GCTCAGCCTCGCCGTACGTGCCCACGGTGTGCAACGGCCGTGAGGTGGTGGATTCCACAACGTCATCCTTGTGA